In Thermodesulfobacteriota bacterium, the following are encoded in one genomic region:
- a CDS encoding phosphocholine cytidylyltransferase family protein, giving the protein MKAVILAAGRGKRLYPYTKYIPKCLLDIGGETILEHQINHIRDCGIDEVVIVVGFGFEKVENFLRNYDGLGMRIKTLYNPFYQTTNSLISLWIARGEMDDDIVVMNGDDVFEIDVLEQALRMRDEKICLPIKRKSSYEDEDMKVVIKETKIVDISKTLTNRASAESVGVRVFRDTGVELMKRAIEEEMRTVGAENKWYISAIHRLIKKGYKVKSLDINDLFWMDVDYPSDLFKARFNSNKFIKKSYQERVLRVVETS; this is encoded by the coding sequence ATGAAAGCCGTCATACTTGCAGCCGGTAGAGGCAAAAGGCTTTATCCCTATACAAAATACATTCCGAAGTGCCTCCTTGATATCGGCGGCGAAACCATCCTTGAGCACCAGATAAATCACATCAGGGACTGCGGCATTGACGAGGTCGTCATAGTCGTCGGGTTCGGATTCGAAAAAGTCGAAAATTTCTTAAGGAATTACGATGGGTTGGGCATGAGGATAAAGACCCTCTACAACCCTTTTTACCAGACGACGAACAGCCTCATCTCTCTCTGGATAGCGCGCGGAGAGATGGACGACGATATAGTGGTCATGAACGGGGACGACGTCTTCGAAATAGACGTCCTGGAGCAGGCTCTCCGCATGCGTGACGAGAAGATATGCCTTCCCATCAAGCGCAAGTCCAGCTACGAAGACGAGGACATGAAGGTCGTCATAAAAGAAACCAAAATCGTGGATATAAGCAAAACGCTCACAAACCGCGCGTCCGCCGAATCCGTGGGCGTAAGGGTGTTCAGGGACACGGGCGTCGAGCTCATGAAAAGGGCCATAGAGGAAGAAATGAGGACCGTCGGGGCCGAAAACAAGTGGTACATATCGGCCATACACAGGCTCATCAAAAAGGGATACAAGGTTAAATCCCTCGATATTAACGATCTTTTCTGGATGGACGTCGATTACCCGAGCGATCTCTTCAAAGCCAGGTTCAATTCAAACAAATTCATCAAGAAATCCTATCAGGAAAGGGTCCTCCGAGTTGTAGAAACAAGCTGA
- a CDS encoding aspartyl/asparaginyl beta-hydroxylase domain-containing protein, with product MEEKKNGTDAPKNGQNGPSVADYEVKEYMPGLMTTVIKMVEKTNVAFAKKGNLPIYPKSTFPWVAEVEKDWKKIRAELDKVMERRDDLPNFHDIMDEVRTITSDNMWKTFFLAGYGLESDENSRRCPDTIEILKRIPGMKTAFFSILAPKKHIPAHRGPYNGVLRYHLGLIVPEPKEMCRIRIEDKITHWDEGDSIVFDDTFEHEVWNDTDGFRAVLFVDFVRPVMFPFNLFNEFLINAASFAPLIKEAEVRHKKWEKDFYKQ from the coding sequence ATGGAAGAGAAGAAAAATGGAACAGACGCCCCGAAGAACGGGCAGAACGGCCCCTCCGTAGCCGACTACGAGGTCAAGGAGTACATGCCGGGCCTGATGACCACAGTGATCAAGATGGTCGAAAAGACGAACGTGGCGTTCGCGAAAAAAGGCAATCTACCGATTTATCCCAAATCGACATTCCCCTGGGTAGCCGAGGTTGAAAAAGACTGGAAGAAGATAAGGGCCGAGCTCGACAAGGTCATGGAAAGAAGGGACGACCTCCCGAATTTCCACGACATCATGGACGAGGTAAGGACCATAACCAGCGACAACATGTGGAAGACGTTCTTCCTCGCCGGGTACGGCCTCGAAAGCGACGAGAATTCCAGGCGATGCCCCGACACCATCGAAATCCTGAAGCGGATTCCGGGCATGAAGACGGCGTTTTTCTCGATTCTCGCGCCGAAAAAGCACATCCCGGCGCACAGGGGGCCCTACAACGGCGTTCTCCGCTATCATCTGGGGCTCATAGTGCCCGAGCCGAAGGAAATGTGCAGGATTCGAATCGAAGACAAGATAACGCACTGGGACGAAGGGGACAGCATCGTATTCGACGACACGTTCGAGCACGAGGTATGGAACGACACAGACGGGTTCAGGGCCGTCCTTTTCGTGGACTTCGTCCGCCCGGTCATGTTCCCGTTCAACCTTTTTAACGAATTCCTGATTAACGCCGCGTCCTTCGCGCCCCTCATAAAAGAGGCCGAGGTCAGGCACAAGAAGTGGGAAAAAGACTTTTATAAACAGTAG
- a CDS encoding CDP-alcohol phosphatidyltransferase family protein, which yields MDHAILVAAGTGIEGENLSACGETEFGSLPQIKRLVITAQRAGIRYFTIITDRPDTPLKGLLAGDKRIDSSISWHTLGADITLGDSPSLIIQSNLITTPKALSNFMEEEPAPGEISVLVDESKDAWIKASGDEVTDLYSSGGRAVGAFMAQGRLLEKSIMDSMSIGTFVKEHISREKVKFRKFSDSYWMRLSSNDKDSAKKAEELIFRYVGKTATGWLARVVNSKISLPTSKLLVKTPLTPNMISVLINVIGALCGVFYAIGHPVIGALCMQAATILDRCDGEIARVKLMETKKGQWVDTISDQVTVLSFILGVPIGYYSLTHNPIALVLGGINLSIFIFFVIWSFYFLKKYTDSGSLVTYFEVDKLVEKSKTSTVRKVIKFFRPVSRRNVYSLAFLCFAIVSGYPLVLGFTTAGLILFFIHQLEDIIKLRKINPESSNLLK from the coding sequence ATGGACCATGCAATACTCGTAGCCGCCGGCACCGGTATAGAAGGAGAAAATCTGAGCGCTTGCGGAGAGACGGAGTTCGGCTCTCTGCCCCAAATCAAGCGGCTGGTCATAACCGCGCAGCGGGCCGGCATCAGGTATTTCACCATCATCACCGACAGGCCCGACACCCCGCTTAAGGGGCTCCTCGCCGGCGACAAGCGCATCGACAGCAGCATAAGCTGGCACACTCTCGGCGCGGATATCACACTCGGCGACTCCCCATCGCTCATCATACAATCGAACCTCATCACCACCCCGAAGGCGCTCTCCAATTTCATGGAGGAAGAGCCCGCCCCTGGCGAGATATCCGTCCTCGTGGACGAATCGAAGGACGCGTGGATAAAGGCGAGCGGCGACGAGGTCACCGACCTCTATTCGAGCGGCGGCAGGGCCGTGGGGGCGTTCATGGCCCAGGGCAGGCTCCTCGAAAAGTCGATCATGGACTCCATGTCCATAGGCACATTCGTCAAAGAGCACATAAGCAGGGAAAAGGTCAAGTTCCGTAAATTCAGCGACAGCTACTGGATGAGGCTCTCTTCCAACGACAAGGATTCCGCGAAGAAGGCGGAAGAGCTGATATTCCGCTACGTTGGCAAAACCGCGACGGGCTGGCTCGCGAGGGTGGTGAACAGCAAAATATCGCTCCCCACGAGCAAGCTTCTCGTCAAAACCCCCCTCACTCCCAACATGATAAGCGTCCTGATAAACGTCATCGGCGCTCTCTGCGGGGTATTTTACGCAATCGGGCATCCGGTGATCGGCGCCCTCTGCATGCAGGCCGCCACCATACTCGACAGGTGCGACGGGGAAATAGCCCGGGTCAAGTTAATGGAAACTAAAAAGGGGCAATGGGTGGACACCATCTCGGACCAGGTTACGGTGCTTTCGTTCATTCTCGGCGTCCCCATAGGCTACTATTCCCTCACACATAACCCGATAGCCCTCGTTCTGGGGGGTATAAACCTCTCTATTTTTATATTTTTTGTAATATGGTCCTTTTACTTCCTGAAGAAATATACGGACTCCGGAAGCCTCGTCACCTATTTCGAAGTGGACAAGCTCGTGGAGAAGAGCAAGACTTCGACGGTACGCAAAGTGATAAAATTCTTCCGCCCGGTCAGCAGGCGGAACGTCTACTCCCTCGCTTTTCTCTGCTTTGCAATAGTAAGCGGCTACCCGCTCGTCCTTGGATTTACCACGGCCGGCCTCATACTGTTTTTCATCCATCAACTGGAAGATATAATTAAATTGCGTAAAATTAATCCAGAGAGCAGCAATCTCTTAAAATAA
- the mtnA gene encoding S-methyl-5-thioribose-1-phosphate isomerase: MSSFKTIEWKDGRVVMIDQTRLPDEEAYVECLTYEDVADAIKRMVIRGAPAIGVAAAMGVALGAQGIETRDRGVFKSRLKEISAVLLATRPTAVNLAWAIKRMGNLVEGEAGSVAEMKSRLAEEAVRVLDEDVRTCMDIGEWGAGLIKEGSVVMTHCNAGALATGGYGTALGVIRAAREAGKDIKVIATETRPFLQGARLTAWELDRDGIPVTLITDNMAGHVMRSGMVDAVVVGADRIARNGDVANKIGTYTISVLAKTHGIPFYVAAPISTVDYECADGGGIPIEERSPDEVTHVSGKRVAAGVKVFNPAFDVTPHENVTAIITEAGVAGDPYEGSLEGLGKR; the protein is encoded by the coding sequence ATGTCTTCATTTAAAACGATAGAGTGGAAAGACGGCCGCGTCGTGATGATAGACCAGACGAGGCTCCCGGACGAGGAGGCGTACGTCGAGTGCCTGACGTACGAGGACGTGGCGGACGCCATAAAGAGGATGGTCATACGCGGGGCCCCGGCGATAGGGGTGGCGGCCGCGATGGGCGTCGCCCTCGGTGCGCAGGGCATAGAGACCCGGGACAGGGGCGTGTTCAAGTCGCGGCTGAAGGAGATCTCGGCCGTTCTTCTCGCGACGAGGCCGACGGCCGTCAACCTCGCCTGGGCGATAAAGAGGATGGGGAATCTCGTCGAGGGCGAGGCGGGGAGCGTCGCCGAAATGAAATCGCGTCTCGCCGAGGAGGCGGTCCGCGTGCTCGACGAGGACGTACGGACGTGCATGGACATAGGCGAGTGGGGCGCGGGGCTCATAAAAGAGGGCTCCGTCGTCATGACCCACTGTAACGCGGGCGCTCTGGCGACGGGCGGCTACGGCACGGCGCTGGGCGTAATACGCGCGGCGCGGGAGGCGGGGAAGGATATAAAGGTAATCGCCACCGAGACGAGGCCGTTCCTCCAGGGCGCGAGGCTCACGGCGTGGGAGCTCGACAGGGACGGCATACCCGTAACGCTGATAACGGACAACATGGCCGGGCACGTGATGCGTAGCGGCATGGTGGACGCCGTCGTAGTCGGGGCCGACAGGATAGCCCGTAACGGCGACGTCGCCAACAAGATAGGGACGTACACGATATCAGTCCTGGCGAAGACGCACGGGATTCCCTTTTACGTCGCCGCGCCTATCTCGACCGTGGATTACGAATGCGCGGACGGCGGGGGGATACCAATCGAGGAAAGGAGCCCCGACGAGGTGACGCACGTTTCGGGGAAGAGAGTGGCCGCCGGCGTAAAGGTGTTCAATCCGGCATTCGACGTTACGCCGCACGAGAACGTGACAGCCATAATCACGGAAGCGGGCGTCGCCGGGGACCCGTACGAGGGGAGCCTCGAAGGACTCGGAAAGCGGTAA
- the panC gene encoding pantoate--beta-alanine ligase, with product MVVVKGVDEMKAVSRALRKDGKTIAFVPTMGALHEGHLTLMAEGKKRADVLVASVFVNPAQFGPGEDYKKYTRDTEGDLDKMRRIGVDVAFFPEPGEIYPPGFQTYVEVTELEKPLCGASRPGHFRGVATVVLKLFNIVRPDAALFGKKDYQQLQVIKRMVRDLDLDVEIVGMPVVREASGLAMSSRNAYLSEEQRTRAGALSRALGEIKRKFDGGERNAAALLESGRRVLTDSSAGDIDYLEIRNGDTLEEVKLASPGDVAALAVKVGRARLIDNIEL from the coding sequence ATGGTGGTCGTAAAAGGCGTAGACGAGATGAAGGCCGTTTCCCGCGCCCTCCGGAAGGACGGGAAGACGATAGCGTTCGTCCCGACGATGGGGGCTCTCCACGAGGGGCACCTCACTCTAATGGCCGAGGGCAAAAAGCGCGCGGACGTGCTCGTCGCCAGCGTCTTCGTCAACCCCGCGCAGTTCGGCCCCGGCGAAGATTACAAAAAATACACGAGAGACACCGAGGGCGACCTCGACAAGATGCGGCGCATAGGCGTTGACGTCGCTTTCTTCCCCGAACCGGGCGAGATATACCCGCCGGGCTTCCAGACGTACGTAGAAGTGACGGAGCTTGAGAAGCCCCTCTGCGGGGCCTCGCGCCCGGGCCACTTCAGGGGCGTTGCCACTGTCGTGCTGAAGCTATTCAATATAGTAAGGCCCGACGCCGCACTCTTCGGCAAAAAGGACTACCAGCAGCTACAGGTTATCAAAAGAATGGTCAGGGACCTCGACCTCGACGTCGAGATAGTCGGCATGCCTGTCGTAAGGGAAGCCTCGGGCCTCGCCATGAGCTCGCGGAACGCCTATCTCTCGGAAGAACAGAGGACGAGGGCCGGCGCGCTCTCCAGGGCGCTCGGAGAGATAAAAAGGAAATTCGACGGCGGGGAAAGAAACGCCGCGGCGCTCCTCGAATCCGGAAGGCGGGTTCTCACGGACTCGTCCGCCGGGGACATAGATTATCTCGAAATAAGAAACGGAGATACGCTCGAAGAGGTGAAGCTCGCTTCGCCGGGCGACGTCGCCGCGCTGGCCGTAAAGGTGGGCCGTGCAAGGCTTATAGACAACATAGAGCTTTAA
- a CDS encoding outer membrane protein assembly factor BamD, translating to MTKTIALLTLTISLLFVVNCGTLKVPRDMSDQELYDTAVEELNADKGGFPWIFRGRDYDLILAYLKEIQLRYTYSPYAALAEVRTADTFYKRGDYEQAAIEYEEFLKRHPGNAEAPYATFQVGMSYYKEIKSIDRDPTNTRMALQWFNTFVEKYPDAPDVPQAMENIHRCRNRLARREIYIGNFYSKRDNYKAAAGRYSIVVNDYSDTDKYQEALWLLGRAYARDEKYELARETLNTLVQKFPNEKYSGKASSLLSDIQGKTTPPPEENAEPAAQPG from the coding sequence ATGACGAAAACCATTGCCCTTCTGACGTTGACCATTTCTCTCCTCTTCGTGGTCAATTGCGGTACTCTGAAGGTCCCGAGGGATATGTCCGACCAGGAGCTTTACGACACGGCCGTCGAGGAGCTAAACGCGGACAAGGGAGGCTTCCCCTGGATATTCAGGGGAAGGGATTACGACCTCATCCTCGCATACCTGAAGGAGATTCAGCTCAGGTACACGTACAGCCCGTACGCCGCCCTCGCCGAGGTGAGAACGGCGGACACCTTCTACAAGCGGGGCGATTACGAGCAGGCAGCGATAGAATACGAGGAATTCTTAAAGCGCCATCCGGGCAACGCCGAAGCGCCGTATGCAACGTTCCAGGTCGGGATGTCGTATTACAAGGAAATAAAGAGCATCGACCGCGACCCCACGAATACGAGAATGGCGCTGCAGTGGTTTAATACATTCGTCGAAAAGTACCCCGACGCACCCGATGTCCCGCAGGCAATGGAGAACATACACCGCTGCAGGAACAGGCTCGCCAGAAGGGAGATATATATCGGCAACTTCTACTCGAAAAGGGACAACTACAAGGCGGCCGCGGGCAGGTACAGCATAGTGGTAAACGATTACAGCGACACCGACAAGTACCAGGAAGCGCTCTGGCTCCTCGGAAGGGCCTACGCCAGGGACGAGAAGTACGAGCTTGCGCGCGAGACCCTCAACACGCTCGTCCAGAAATTCCCCAACGAGAAGTATTCCGGCAAGGCGAGCTCGCTTCTGAGCGACATACAGGGCAAGACCACGCCGCCGCCCGAAGAAAACGCAGAGCCCGCAGCGCAGCCAGGATAA
- the dksA gene encoding RNA polymerase-binding protein DksA has protein sequence MNDEKLKHFRQVLQSKIDGLMGTAEDTVTEMSEGDGTFPDPLDRALSESSRTIELRKRDRERKLIQKIQKAIQRTEDGTYGICEVCGEEITEDRLEVRPETTLCISCKEEQEEVEKQFGM, from the coding sequence ATGAATGACGAGAAGCTCAAGCATTTCAGACAGGTTCTACAAAGTAAAATCGACGGCCTGATGGGCACGGCCGAAGACACGGTAACGGAGATGAGCGAAGGGGACGGCACCTTCCCCGACCCCCTCGACAGGGCGCTTTCGGAATCGAGCAGGACCATAGAGCTCAGAAAACGCGACAGGGAGCGAAAGCTCATTCAAAAGATACAAAAGGCTATTCAAAGAACCGAAGACGGTACGTACGGCATTTGCGAGGTATGCGGCGAAGAGATAACCGAGGACAGGCTCGAGGTGCGTCCTGAAACGACGCTCTGCATAAGCTGTAAGGAAGAGCAGGAAGAAGTGGAAAAGCAGTTCGGGATGTAA
- a CDS encoding TraR/DksA C4-type zinc finger protein, translating to MATSKKAAEAKKKPAAKKPRTDWREEIRLMLLQMRKELLQDVSQSMRAESDHLKFDIGDFYDHASTDRDRELALMLADREREKLTLVDDALKRIENGTYGICESCEEEIDRERLAAMPFTKLCLSCQEDLERQ from the coding sequence ATGGCGACCAGCAAAAAGGCAGCAGAAGCTAAAAAGAAACCCGCGGCGAAGAAGCCCAGGACTGATTGGCGCGAGGAGATAAGGCTCATGCTACTCCAGATGAGAAAGGAGCTCCTCCAGGACGTCTCACAGTCGATGCGGGCCGAATCCGACCACCTCAAGTTCGACATAGGCGACTTTTACGACCACGCCTCGACCGACAGGGACAGGGAGCTTGCGCTCATGCTTGCCGACCGCGAAAGGGAGAAGCTCACCCTCGTGGACGACGCCCTCAAGAGGATAGAGAACGGCACGTACGGCATCTGCGAATCCTGCGAGGAAGAGATAGACAGGGAAAGGCTCGCGGCCATGCCGTTCACGAAGCTCTGTCTCTCCTGCCAGGAAGACCTCGAAAGACAGTAA
- a CDS encoding 50S ribosomal protein L11 methyltransferase yields the protein MPHENPELLKVSQLTFETTENAVELLSDFLLGAGSLGVAEDIKPGGGYELSSYFPMDTDLSSLMEDLRGFIAFVLETIPGAEVGPVRAELLDRTSWEVWKTLLGKVRAGKRVVVVPPWEEHEPGGGEVVVEINPSLAFGTGHHETTRLCIAAIERHHEGGRVKRMLDVGCGSGILAITASKLGVPDVTAFDTDPVAMKESVKNAERNSVAGKVKLFCGYIQSVTGEYDLIVANVYLEPIFLMREEFKKRLAPGGTLVLSGIPAMRRGEAVEGMLKAGFTLSAEHVDGEWVALELALHRDAGA from the coding sequence ATGCCGCACGAGAATCCCGAACTGCTCAAGGTGTCGCAGCTAACGTTCGAAACGACGGAAAACGCCGTGGAGCTCCTGTCCGATTTTCTTTTGGGCGCGGGCTCGCTCGGCGTGGCCGAGGACATAAAGCCCGGAGGCGGGTACGAGCTGTCGTCGTACTTCCCGATGGATACGGATCTCTCCTCGCTAATGGAGGATCTAAGGGGGTTCATAGCCTTCGTCCTCGAGACGATTCCCGGGGCCGAGGTGGGGCCCGTCCGGGCGGAGCTCCTCGACAGGACGAGCTGGGAGGTCTGGAAGACGCTCCTCGGGAAGGTGAGGGCGGGGAAGAGGGTCGTCGTGGTCCCGCCGTGGGAGGAGCACGAGCCCGGGGGCGGCGAGGTAGTCGTGGAGATAAACCCTTCGCTTGCGTTCGGGACGGGGCACCACGAGACGACGCGCCTTTGCATAGCGGCTATAGAGCGTCATCACGAGGGCGGGCGTGTGAAAAGGATGCTCGACGTCGGCTGCGGGAGCGGCATACTGGCCATAACGGCTTCGAAGCTCGGGGTCCCCGACGTAACGGCCTTCGACACGGACCCTGTCGCGATGAAGGAATCCGTAAAGAACGCGGAAAGGAACTCCGTCGCGGGGAAGGTGAAGCTCTTCTGCGGATACATTCAGAGCGTCACCGGGGAGTACGACCTCATCGTGGCCAACGTGTACCTGGAGCCCATATTCCTCATGCGCGAGGAGTTCAAAAAGCGGCTCGCCCCGGGGGGGACGCTCGTCCTTTCGGGCATCCCTGCGATGAGAAGGGGCGAGGCCGTCGAGGGCATGCTGAAGGCCGGGTTCACGCTTTCGGCGGAGCACGTGGACGGCGAGTGGGTCGCACTGGAGCTGGCGCTGCACCGCGACGCCGGGGCGTAA
- a CDS encoding nuclear transport factor 2 family protein, translating into MLRSRLIVFLSILFVAAVSCGGGGDKEIDRVLDARTKAFETKDAALYMTLVSPDYEQEKKGKTVGPEEVEKNFRINVDLFDKLSVRNADRTITSDGKKAHVVQKTYVDASIEGSKSKFRIIERISLAKIDGKWLIVEESDADFFTGYVFGGQ; encoded by the coding sequence ATGCTCCGTTCACGCCTTATCGTATTTCTTTCCATCCTCTTCGTCGCGGCCGTATCCTGCGGAGGCGGCGGGGACAAGGAGATAGACCGCGTCCTCGACGCCCGCACGAAGGCGTTCGAGACCAAGGACGCCGCGCTCTACATGACGCTCGTCTCCCCGGATTACGAGCAGGAAAAGAAGGGGAAGACCGTCGGGCCGGAAGAGGTCGAAAAGAATTTCAGGATAAACGTCGATCTCTTCGACAAGCTCTCCGTAAGGAACGCCGACAGGACGATTACCTCCGACGGCAAGAAGGCGCACGTCGTCCAGAAGACGTACGTCGATGCCTCGATAGAAGGCAGCAAGAGCAAGTTCAGGATTATAGAAAGGATTTCTCTGGCGAAGATAGATGGAAAGTGGCTTATAGTTGAAGAGTCGGACGCCGATTTCTTTACGGGCTACGTCTTCGGCGGGCAGTAG
- a CDS encoding aspartate 1-decarboxylase: MQRTLLKSKIHRVTVREADLEYEGSITIDRDLMDAADMNEYEQVHIFNVTNGHRFVTYVIEGGRGSGDICVNGAAAHLAKKGDILIVASFSAYNEAECMVHSPRLVYVDGANKITKIKPAVDRLQVAGS, encoded by the coding sequence ATGCAGAGAACGCTTTTGAAGTCCAAGATCCACAGGGTCACGGTCAGGGAGGCCGACCTCGAATACGAGGGCAGCATCACAATAGACAGGGATCTCATGGACGCGGCCGATATGAACGAATATGAGCAGGTCCACATATTCAACGTGACTAACGGCCACAGGTTCGTAACCTACGTCATAGAGGGCGGGCGCGGCTCGGGCGACATATGCGTTAACGGCGCGGCGGCCCACCTGGCGAAAAAAGGCGACATCCTCATCGTCGCGAGCTTTTCGGCCTACAACGAGGCCGAGTGCATGGTGCACAGCCCCAGGCTCGTTTACGTGGACGGCGCGAACAAGATCACGAAGATAAAGCCGGCCGTGGACAGGCTCCAGGTTGCCGGGAGCTGA